One part of the Oncorhynchus kisutch isolate 150728-3 linkage group LG22, Okis_V2, whole genome shotgun sequence genome encodes these proteins:
- the ric8a gene encoding chaperone Ric-8A isoform X1, translating into MDLNAIIENMETGDQDAALMALQTYNKKMTQCFTFTTDEEEQREDGKLQERLGELVLGFLERDLQPSCQLACLETIRILSRDKNNVAPFITHTAMQTLSRHAGIAISHGNVDCEGGVVLVPFAENPDLEIIVEALKSICNICLHNKVAVQVGQDLQLIVGIAERLKQCGEDQWNHYVRFFDLRLMFLLTAQRVAMRTQLLRELRGVSLLSNHLDATLGLCWPDTFEVGRAGVEVDPDSEEPAEMPPLSREKIERAMEILKILFNITYDANRREVDEEEAAAFRHLGAILRHCLMSSADAQDYTEEFHSHSLNLLGNLPLSCLDVLLMPKVQQGSIEYMGVNMDAVNMLLEYMEKRLDRGKKLKETMLPSLNLLTESARIHRETRKFLRMKVLPPLRDVKNLPEVGNALRNKLVRLMTNIDTDVKNCAAEFLFVLCKESVSRFIKYTGYGNAAGLLAARGLLRGGGNPGVYSEDEDSDTEEYREAKSQINPVTGRVEDEQPNPMEGMTEEQKELEAMKLVNMFDKLSRSNIIQPMMLGIDGSMTQMNSGDLRRMRDQIPQGQQLHLQTQLRLEPQQQEQQQEHKKEQQDQQQQQGSGSEDEGEVE; encoded by the exons AGGTTAGGAGAGCTAGTGCTGGGCTTCCTGGAGCGAGACCTCCAACCGTCCTGCCAGCTTGCCTGTCTGGAGACCATCCGCATCCTGTCACGTGACAAGAACAACGTGGCACCCTTCATCACgcacacagccatgcagaccCTCAGCCGGCACGCTGGCATCGCAATCTCCCACGGCAACGTGGACTGCGAGGGCGGCGTGGTCCTCGTCCCTTTCGCTGAGAACCCGGACCTGGAGATTATCGTAGAGGCGCTGAAGAGCATCTGCAACATCTGCTTGCACAACAAG GTGGCTGTGCAGGTGGGCCAGGACTTGCAGCTGATTGTTGGCATCGCGGAGCGTCTCAAGCAGTGTGGTGAGGACCAGTGGAACCACTACGTAAGGTTCTTCGACCTGCGCCTCATGTTCCTTCTCACCGCCCAGCGTGTGGCGATGCGAACCCAGCTGTTGAGGGAGTTGCGGGGGGTCAGTCTGCTGTCCAACCACCTGGATGCTACATTGGGGCTGTGTTGGCCTGATACCTTCGAGGTGGGGCGGGCCGGGGTGGAGGTCGATCCGGACTCTGAGGAACCGGCCGAAATGCCCCCACTCAGCCGGGAGAAGATCGAGAGAGCCATGGAGATCCTCAAGATCCTCTTCAATATCACCTACGATGCCAACCGCCGGGAGGTGGACGAG GAGGAGGCAGCGGCGTTCAGACACCTGGGAGCCATCCTTAGACACTGTCTGATGAGCAGCGCTGACGCACAGGACTACACAGAGGAGTTTCACAG tcattCACTGAACCTACTGGGGAACCTCCCTCTGTCCTGTCTGGATGTGCTGCTGATGCCCAAGGTTCAGCAGGGCTCAATAGAATACATGGGGGTCAACATGGACGCAGTCAACATGCTCCTGGAGTACATGGAGAAGAGGCTAGACAGG GGCAAGAAACTGAAGGAGACCATGCTCCCCTCTCTTAACCTGCTGACTGAGAGCGCCCGCATCCACAGGGAGACCAGGAAGTTCCTCAGGATGAAG gtactCCCTCCTCTGCGGGACGTGAAGAATCTACCAGAAGTGGGGAACGCCCTTCGCAACAAGCTTGTTCGCCTGATGACCAACATTGACACTGATGTCAAGAACTGTGCAGCAGAGTTCCTATTCGTCCTGTGCAAAGAAAGTG TGTCCAGGTTCATTAAGTACACAGGCTATGGCAATGCAGCGGGTCTCCTGGCCGCCCGGGGGCTTCTGCGAGGGGGGGGCAACCCAGGCGTCTATTCTGAGGATGAGGACAGTGACACAGAAGAGTACCGTGAGGCCAAATCTCA AATTAACCCTGTTACAGGCAGAGTGGAGGATGAGCAGCCCAACCCCATGGAGGGAATGACAGAGGAACAGAAGGAGCTGGAGGCCATGAAGCTGGTCAACATGTTTGATAAGCTCTCCAG GTCCAATATTATCCAGCCAATGATGCTGGGGATTGATGGTTCGATGACACAGATGAATTCTGGCGACCTGCGACGAATGAGAGACCAGATACCACAGGGACAACAACTACACCTACAAACACAACTACGTCTAGAAccacaacaacaagaacaacaacaagaacaTAAAAAagaacaacaagatcaacaacaacagcaaggCTCAGGCAGCGAGGACGAGGGGGAGGTAGAATGA
- the ric8a gene encoding chaperone Ric-8A isoform X2, whose protein sequence is MDLNAIIENMETGDQDAALMALQTYNKKMTQCFTFTTDEEEQRERLGELVLGFLERDLQPSCQLACLETIRILSRDKNNVAPFITHTAMQTLSRHAGIAISHGNVDCEGGVVLVPFAENPDLEIIVEALKSICNICLHNKVAVQVGQDLQLIVGIAERLKQCGEDQWNHYVRFFDLRLMFLLTAQRVAMRTQLLRELRGVSLLSNHLDATLGLCWPDTFEVGRAGVEVDPDSEEPAEMPPLSREKIERAMEILKILFNITYDANRREVDEEEAAAFRHLGAILRHCLMSSADAQDYTEEFHSHSLNLLGNLPLSCLDVLLMPKVQQGSIEYMGVNMDAVNMLLEYMEKRLDRGKKLKETMLPSLNLLTESARIHRETRKFLRMKVLPPLRDVKNLPEVGNALRNKLVRLMTNIDTDVKNCAAEFLFVLCKESVSRFIKYTGYGNAAGLLAARGLLRGGGNPGVYSEDEDSDTEEYREAKSQINPVTGRVEDEQPNPMEGMTEEQKELEAMKLVNMFDKLSRSNIIQPMMLGIDGSMTQMNSGDLRRMRDQIPQGQQLHLQTQLRLEPQQQEQQQEHKKEQQDQQQQQGSGSEDEGEVE, encoded by the exons AGGTTAGGAGAGCTAGTGCTGGGCTTCCTGGAGCGAGACCTCCAACCGTCCTGCCAGCTTGCCTGTCTGGAGACCATCCGCATCCTGTCACGTGACAAGAACAACGTGGCACCCTTCATCACgcacacagccatgcagaccCTCAGCCGGCACGCTGGCATCGCAATCTCCCACGGCAACGTGGACTGCGAGGGCGGCGTGGTCCTCGTCCCTTTCGCTGAGAACCCGGACCTGGAGATTATCGTAGAGGCGCTGAAGAGCATCTGCAACATCTGCTTGCACAACAAG GTGGCTGTGCAGGTGGGCCAGGACTTGCAGCTGATTGTTGGCATCGCGGAGCGTCTCAAGCAGTGTGGTGAGGACCAGTGGAACCACTACGTAAGGTTCTTCGACCTGCGCCTCATGTTCCTTCTCACCGCCCAGCGTGTGGCGATGCGAACCCAGCTGTTGAGGGAGTTGCGGGGGGTCAGTCTGCTGTCCAACCACCTGGATGCTACATTGGGGCTGTGTTGGCCTGATACCTTCGAGGTGGGGCGGGCCGGGGTGGAGGTCGATCCGGACTCTGAGGAACCGGCCGAAATGCCCCCACTCAGCCGGGAGAAGATCGAGAGAGCCATGGAGATCCTCAAGATCCTCTTCAATATCACCTACGATGCCAACCGCCGGGAGGTGGACGAG GAGGAGGCAGCGGCGTTCAGACACCTGGGAGCCATCCTTAGACACTGTCTGATGAGCAGCGCTGACGCACAGGACTACACAGAGGAGTTTCACAG tcattCACTGAACCTACTGGGGAACCTCCCTCTGTCCTGTCTGGATGTGCTGCTGATGCCCAAGGTTCAGCAGGGCTCAATAGAATACATGGGGGTCAACATGGACGCAGTCAACATGCTCCTGGAGTACATGGAGAAGAGGCTAGACAGG GGCAAGAAACTGAAGGAGACCATGCTCCCCTCTCTTAACCTGCTGACTGAGAGCGCCCGCATCCACAGGGAGACCAGGAAGTTCCTCAGGATGAAG gtactCCCTCCTCTGCGGGACGTGAAGAATCTACCAGAAGTGGGGAACGCCCTTCGCAACAAGCTTGTTCGCCTGATGACCAACATTGACACTGATGTCAAGAACTGTGCAGCAGAGTTCCTATTCGTCCTGTGCAAAGAAAGTG TGTCCAGGTTCATTAAGTACACAGGCTATGGCAATGCAGCGGGTCTCCTGGCCGCCCGGGGGCTTCTGCGAGGGGGGGGCAACCCAGGCGTCTATTCTGAGGATGAGGACAGTGACACAGAAGAGTACCGTGAGGCCAAATCTCA AATTAACCCTGTTACAGGCAGAGTGGAGGATGAGCAGCCCAACCCCATGGAGGGAATGACAGAGGAACAGAAGGAGCTGGAGGCCATGAAGCTGGTCAACATGTTTGATAAGCTCTCCAG GTCCAATATTATCCAGCCAATGATGCTGGGGATTGATGGTTCGATGACACAGATGAATTCTGGCGACCTGCGACGAATGAGAGACCAGATACCACAGGGACAACAACTACACCTACAAACACAACTACGTCTAGAAccacaacaacaagaacaacaacaagaacaTAAAAAagaacaacaagatcaacaacaacagcaaggCTCAGGCAGCGAGGACGAGGGGGAGGTAGAATGA
- the LOC109867536 gene encoding cytochrome c oxidase subunit 8B, mitochondrial-like — protein MSGIKSSVNLLRVAVRSQIVSKAALSHKPAKHHISAGEQAIALTVFFITILGPSGYVLAHLEDYKHHS, from the exons ATGTCTGGGATCAAAAGTTCAGTGAATTTGCTGAGGGTCGCAGTCAGGTCGCAGATCGTCTCCAAAGCCGCCCTGTCACACAAGCCTGCGAAGCACCACATATCCGCGGGT GAGCAAGCCATTGCATTGACAGTCTTTTTCATCACCATCCTGGGGCCGTCTGGTTATGTCCTGGCCCATCTGGAGGACTACAAGCACCACTCCTAA